A region from the Indicator indicator isolate 239-I01 chromosome 4, UM_Iind_1.1, whole genome shotgun sequence genome encodes:
- the PLEKHD1 gene encoding pleckstrin homology domain-containing family D member 1, which translates to MFASKSSSVSPSPSMEQADSDALDISTKVQLYGVLWKRPFGRQSAKWSRRFFIIKESFLLYYAESEKKSFESNKYFNIHPKGVIPLGGCIVEPKEEPNMPYAIKISHEDFHGNIVLAAESEPEQAQWLEMLQESGKVTWKNAQLGEAMIESLEAQGLQLAKEKQEYLDKLMEETEELCLQREQKEELERLNQVLEAEKQQFEEVVRELRLEQDQIRRELELTACSLKGVEEEKKELRSLTESLQKTLEELSLEKQEMLKVLEENESQVPPTSPNKEQSTIWGLRCSLQQIEEKMQQLLEEKLLAEKRMKENEERSRALEEEREFYSSQSQALQHSLSELSAEKQQTERDLKAEVKMRMDLEKRLREAEKALKSLERGLNSLDCNKEEEEKMKADVSNLRKFFEECIRSAELEAKMPVIMKNSVYIHKAATRRIKSCRFHHRRGSTSWNDLKQSQSFIFSHREAENLEELKEAAKRLSRDQHFRATLHRIMRSQKDSASGDEK; encoded by the exons ATGTTTGCTTCAAAATCCAGCTCCGTATCTCCTTCTCCATCCATGGAGCAGGCAGATTCAGATGCTCTGGACATCAGCACCAAAGTGCAGCTGTATGGTGTGCTCTGGAAGAGACCCTTCGGGAGACAGTCGGCCAAATGGTCCAGGAG GTTCTTCATTATCAAGGAAAGTTTCCTGCTCTACTATGCTGAGAGTGAAAAGAAGAGTTTTGAAAGCAATAAATACTTTAATATCCACCCCAAG GGTGTCATACCCCTGGGAGGCTGCATCGTGGAGCCGAAAGAGGAGCCCAACATGCCTTATGCCATAAAGATCTCTCATGAAGACTTCCAT GGTAACATTGTTCTAGCAGCTGAATCAGAGCCTGAGCAGGCTCAGTGGttggagatgctgcaggagtCTGGAAAAGT GACCTGGAAGAATGCCCAGCTGGGAGAAGCCATGATCGAGAGCCTGGAAGCCCAAGGACTGCAGCTGGCCAAGGAAAAGCAAGAGTATTTAG aTAAGCTAAtggaagaaacagaagagctGTGTCTGCAGAGGGAGCAAAAAGAG gaACTTGAGCGTCTGAACCAGGTCctggaagcagagaagcagcagtttgaGGAGGTGGTACGGGAGCTGCGACTGGAGCAGGATCAGATCAGAAG gGAGCTAGAACTCACAGCCTGCTCCCttaaaggagtggaagaagaaaagaaagagttaCGAAGCCTGACAGAGTCCTTACAGAAAACACTAGAG GAGCTCTCCCTGGAAAAGCAGGAAatgctgaaggtgctggaagaaAATGAGAGCCAGGTTCCACCAACTAGCCCCAACAAGGAGCAGAGCACCATCTGGGGACTGCGCTGTAGCCTGCAACAGATTGAAGAGAAGATGCAGCAGCTTCTGGAAGAGAAATTATTGGCAGAGAAGAG GATGAAGGAGAACGAGGAGAGGTCGCGAGCACTGGAGGAGGAGCGAGAATTTTACTCTTCCCAGTCTCAAGCACTGCAGCACTCACTCTCGGAGCTGAGTGCGGAGAAGCaacagacagagagagaccTCAAG gctgaggTGAAGATGCGCAtggatctggagaagagactgagagaagCTGAGAAAGCGCTGAAAAGTTTAGAAAGAGGCTTAAATTCTCTGGATTGCaacaaggaggaagaggagaagatgaAAGCAGATGTCAGTAACTTGAGAA AGTTCTTTGAAGAGTGCATCCGCAGCGCGGAGCTGGAGGCCAAGATGCCTGTGATCATGAAGAACTCTGTGTACATTCACAAGGCTGCCACTCGTCGCATAAAGAGTTGCCGCTTCCACCACCGGAGAGGCAGCACTTCGTGGAATGACT TGAAGCAGTCGCAGTCCTTCATATTCTCtcacagagaagctgaaaaCCTTGAGGAACTGAAGGAGGCAGCCAAAAGACTGAGCCGGGACCAGCACTTCAGGGCAACTCTCCATCGAATCATGAGATCACAAAAGGATTCTGCTTCAGGGGATGAAAAGTGA
- the CCDC177 gene encoding coiled-coil domain-containing protein 177, producing the protein MVEPPAEPPPQPCPAPGGAAGGEPARPGEQSPLLHLDLYNFDCAAAEGSRYVLTSPRSLEACARCAVRPVELLPRALGELLREAPGRSMRVAAGLYEAYERERRRKLQQCREEREKIIREEKRRILAPLGSLPPSPAARVAPRAAATAATRPHGGGKAGASGGAKGKSHSLDSLQKRREGSWGKTSSESGASSSYSGESLRERGGKVGGRGRGGAIAVNGSLLGRSFSLGDLSHSPQTAQRVERIVREVKRRKGLSEVPERDKKIAALMIAKHQEASLLREQRQVAHLQWDSQKRLAEQRKEKEEKDKQRALLHGQRMWESQVEKRRGRLTQEQEEAVLIKQRQRLMCEERWREQAEKQERLRRERLEKAMQEDKQKKLHQEHNLKVKEEGKKEHREREEQLLQEKLSMAAQKRLKKEVQLQKEKKLLNQAEKLKHEALLKELAKQEAEEKEMLKASLEMSLTKAQENYEQLVEKRNQGLREKARREDMQIQRAKLAAEKKEREQKEHLEALARESERKLQHAAQVAEEVVQEKARKVVLSRMEKEKIQKMNKQKVEQYEDLRRREILLSIERKLERSEQIFKEKKTVLENARSVARASFHVREKVREETNVRTFDKMAFEAELHAHLSKK; encoded by the coding sequence ATGGTGGAGCCGCCGGCTGAGCCTCCCCCGCAGCCCTGCCCGGCTCCCGGGGGGGCAGCGGGAGGAGAGCCAGCCCGTCCTGGGGAGCAGTCGCCGCTGCTACACCTGGACCTGTACAACTTCGACTGCGCGGCGGCGGAAGGCAGCCGGTACGTGCTGACCAGCCCGCGGTCGCTGGAGGCCTGTGCCCGCTGCGCCGTGCGGCCGGTGGAGCTGCTGCCGCGGGCGCTGGGGGAGCTGCTGCGGGAGGCCCCGGGGCGCTCCATGCGGGTGGCCGCCGGGCTCTACGAGGCCTACGAGCGGGAGCGCCGCcgcaagctgcagcagtgccgggaggagagggagaagatcATCCGGGAGGAGAAGCGCCGGATCCTCGCGCCTCTCGGCAGCCTGCCTCCCTCGCCCGCCGCACGGGTCGCCCCCCGGGCTGCAGCCACCGCTGCCACCCGGCCCCATGGCGGGGGGAAGGCTGGGGCGTCGGGGGGTGCCAAAGGCAAAAGCCACTCTCTGGACTCGCTACAGAAACGCCGTGAGGGCAGCTGGGGCAAGACCTCCTCCGAGTCGGGGGCCTCGTCCTCCTACAGTGGGGAGAGCCTGCGGGAGCGTGGGGGCAAGGTggggggccggggccgggggggAGCTATTGCTGTCAACGGCTCCTTGCTGGGGCGCAGCTTCAGCCTGGGTGACCTCAGTCACTCACCACAGACAGCCCAGAGGGTGGAGAGGATCGTCCGGGAagtgaagaggagaaagggTCTATCAGAGGTGCCCGAGAGAGACAAGAAGATCGCTGCGCTGATGATTGCCAAGCACCAGGAGGCCAGCCTGCTGCGGGAGCAGCGGCAGGTGGCCCACCTACAGTGGGACAGCCAGAAGCGCCTGGCCGAGCAGcggaaagagaaggaggagaaggacaaGCAGAGGGCCCTCTTGCATGGTCAGCGAATGTGGGAGAGCCAGGTGGAGAAGCGTCGAGGCAGGCTGACCCAGGAACAGGAAGAAGCCGTTTTGATAAAGCAGAGGCAGCGCCTGATGTGTGAGGAGAGGTGGCGAGAGcaagcagagaagcaggagcGGCTGCGgagagagaggctggagaaggccatGCAGGAAGACAAGCAGAAGAAGCTCCATCAAGAGCACAACCTGAAGGTGAAGGAGGAAGGCAAGAAGGAGCACCGGGAAAGAGAGGAACAGCTTCTGCAAGAAAAGCTGTCCATGGCCGCAcagaagaggctgaagaaggaggtgcagctgcagaaggagaagaagctgctcaaccaagcagagaagctgaagcATGAGGCTTTGCTCAAGGAACTGGCCAAGcaagaggcagaagagaaggaaatgctgAAAGCTTCCCTAGAGATGAGTTTGACAAAGGCTCAGGAGAACTATGAGCAACTAGTGGAGAAGAGGAACCAGGGACTAAGGGAAAAAGCCAGGCGCGAGGACATGCAGATCCAGAGAGCCAAATTAGCagcagaaaagaaggaaagagagcagAAGGAGCACTTGGAAGCCCTGGCTAGAGAGTCGGAGAGAAAGCTCCAGCATGCTGCCCAGGTGGCTGAAGAGGTTGTCCAAGAAAAAGCTCGCAAGGTGGTCTTGAGCCGcatggaaaaggagaagataCAGAAGATGAACAAGCAAAAGGTGGAACAGTATGAGGACTTAAGGCGCAGGGAGATTCTCCTTTCTATAGAgaggaagctggagaggagcgaGCAGATCTTCAAGGAGAAGAAGACAGTCTTAGAAAATGCCAGGTCTGTTGCTCGGGCATCCTTCCATGTTCGGGAAAAGGTCCGGGAAGAGACAAACGTGCGCACCTTtgacaagatggcctttgaagCAGAACTGCATGCCCACCTGAGTAAGAAATGA